The window ATCACTCGATACAGAGATTTTTCGGAGTAAAAGACGCCCTTGAACACTCCTCAGTAGAGAATATCTGAGCCTGAGGTTCCCACGTGGGCTTGCTCACAATCCAACGCTCTCAATGGAGATGCTCGAAAATCCGCCCGACGTGCTCGTCGAGCAAGAGATGAATACTCTCGGTCACGAGACCGGCTCTTTCGGCTGCAAGGCATCGTTGCGCACGCGCTCAAACGCCTCCGCGTTTTCCTGTTCGAAGGCTCTCATTTCCTCAATGTTGGCATAATAATACGAGAGGGCTTCGTAAACGGAGGCCAGCGAGATATCGTACTGGTCAGCGACATACGCTGGGGTCTGCCCACCACTGACCACTTTCCCGGCGATGTGTCGGACGCCAATCCGGGTTCCCTCGATCCGAGGTTCCCCGCTAAGGATGTCTTCACCGGCGACGATCGTCATAGTGCTCTAGTCGGGTTGCGTTCGTTTATATGTTTTAGCGAGCCCCAGAATTGGTCTCGCGAACCATCGACGCCCTCCTCGCCCTATCGAACAATCGGGTGGCCGTCCGCAAACGCACCGAGCAAACAAACGGCCTCGAGTACACCGAACATCGACTGATCATTCCGGTAGACGCAGCGATCCCCGTTGAGACAGGCACCTCGAGTGAGCACACACTACCGGAGACAGCTGACGTCTTCGGGTGACCATGGACATTCTTGAATAACCTCCCTCTCCCTCTCACGTACTTCTCTACCAAATTCCGGGGTCGCCAGCGATCTCACGCCACGACCACCCTACAGTACCAATCACGTCTCCCTCACTCGACAGTGACGCTTTTGGCCAGGTTGCGCGGCATATCGATCGACCGACCCAGCCGGTTGGCCACCCAGTAGGACACCAGTTGGAGCTAGACGTTCGCGAGGATGGGCGTCACTGATCTGGGAGCGGTACGTCGGCAGGGACGAGTGTCATGCCAAGGGTGCGGAAGTCAGTATCGAACGCAAAGACGTGATCGATGCCTCGTTTGTCCGCGAGAACCGTCGTCAGATGATCGACCAGCGTGATCTGTTGGTCATCGTACCGTTCGAATTGGTTGCACGTCGCGGCGAACTCCTCTTCATCTGGGTGGATGATGGTGAAGGCAGGCGACTCACGGATCCGAGTGAGGCCTCGTACCGCGGCCGCGTGGTCACGTTTTCGCATCAGGAGCGTTCCGAGTTCGCTGAGGACATGCGACGTCGTATACAGCGGTCGGTAGTGGAGCTGTCCGGCGGCGATCGCATCGAAGACGGCACTCGCGTGATCGTGGCGTGGCGCTTTCTCATCATACTGGGCGTAAAACGCCCCAGTGTCAACGAACAGTGGTGTCGTGCCGGGCCCTGACACGCGTCAGCCCTCGAGTTCGCCGTAAACAACGTCATCAATCTCGTCTTCATCAACGGGCTCATCAGACGCGAAGAGCGCTCCCTTGGAAAAGAAGGGATCGTCGTCGGCGATCGCGCACCTGTCGCTGTCTGTGGTTGTGAGCCACCACACCGTGTTCCGGCCACCGATCTGTTTACTCTGAACGAGATTTCGATCCTCAAGGGCGCGAAGTCGGTCGAGCGTCGTTCGTCGTTCGATCGGGAGATGGTCGGCGATTTCAGCCGTTGACAAGACGGGATCCTCCGTCGAACGGAGAACCGTGAGGATGTCTTCGTCGGTTGCGCGGGGTCTTCGCCCGCTTGAAGAGTTGCTCATGGTATTCCTTCGAAGTGGAACCGCAAAAAGGTACTCCTTAGACGGCCATCCTCTATCCTTTGAAGGCGGGAATAGCAGAAAAATGCGTCAAAAGGGGAAATATACAGTTTTTCAATAACCGTCTAAGGAATGAGACTGGAGTAGTACTCGCTTCTCGGGGAGTTCGGTCTCGATAAAACACCAGCACTGGAACGGGTTATTGGTGGGTTGGTTACTGAACAGTGGATCGCTCGAGCAGCCCTCGGCAGCCACACAAAGAGATACAAGGGAAGCGCGTACCGATGACAACGGCGAGTTGGGTCAGCCGTACATCAGCGATTACACATATCTTTAGAGTCACTCGGCGAGTCGGTGTCGAAGCACGTAGCCGATTCCACCGAGAGCCCCGACGAGGCCGATGATTGGGCCGAAGCCGAGGCCGGATGGGTCGTCGTCCGTGTCGGCCTCTCCCTGTGCGCTATGGTCGTCTTCTACGTCGCTATCGTCATCGTCGTCGCTCGTGTCGTCCTTTCCATCGTCTTTCGGCGGCTCGACGGAGGTGACGGAGACGGTGGTGACCGTTTCGACTCCAACATCGAACTCACCCTCGGCATCGAACGCGTAGACGAACTCGAGCGTCGTCTCCTCACCGCCCGCAAGCGTCACGTTCGTGTCATCGACGACCGCGCCGTCGGCGAGTAACTCGATCGTCTCCGTGCCGGATTCGTCGCCGACGTTTGGTAATCTCGTTAGGGGCGTTACTCGGTGTCGTACTCATCATCCTTCGTCACCAGTCATAGCAATCCCAATAGCTCGTCTCACGAACCATCGATGCCCGCCTCGACCTCTCGAAACATCGTGTGGCCATCCGCACTCGCATCGAGCGGACGAACGACCTCGAAGTACACCGAGCCCGACGGATCTCTACCTCGAGCCAGGTGCGTCGTATGCTATCAGATTCTCTGATCCGCCAGACCAAACGATCTACGACGTCCTCGGCGTCGATGGATACGGCGAATTCGCCGGCGAGATTGAACTGTGGAACCACAACTCCGGTTCGTGGCAGTCCGTTACCGGCGATTGTGAGTTACAGTACGCCGACACGCTCTATGTGTTGTGTCTCGTGACGTTATCGCCGTATTCGTGGCGAAGTCGCGGGTCAAGCGTGGTGTTCCTGTGATCGCAATCAGGAGTGCGATGAGGGTGAGAACGGAGATGCCGATTATCCCACCTTCGCTGGCGACGAGTTGTCTGAGTACTGGATTATCAGTTCCAGCATATCCGACGATCCCGGCCGCATTGAATACGCCGTGAAAGATGGCTGCAGGGAGCACAGACCGGGAGCGAATAACGAGATAGGTGAACAGCGGTGCCATGGCGATACAGGTGATCGTGAAAGCGACGACTCCGATAAACGGAAACGACGGATAGTTGTGCCCGGCGACGATGAGCGGGGTGTGCCAGATCCCCCATACGGTTCCGATTACGAGGGACGCTTTCCAGAAGCCTAGTGGAGCGAGTTCCCACAACAAGTAGCCTCTCCACCCGAACTCTTCACCGAATGCGAGGATCCCGTTGACTGTTGCCCCGACGACGACAATTACGCCCAACGCGACGAGCGTCCAGAACGGCCCAGAAGGGAGGCCAAAGTGTGCTGGAAGGTCGAGCGAGGAGTCAAACGATACACCTGGTACGCCAAGTGAAAGTGCAGTAATTGCCCCGAGAATCGGGAGTGGCAACACTGCAGCAAGAGCGAGCCATCGCCGACTACCGATGCGGAGGCCAACACTCGAAAGCGAGATTCCATTGCGCAGACACACGATTAACCCGGCAATTGCGGGCGTGAACATATAGAGTGGCCCAGCAGCGACGATGTGTATGTCTGCGAGATACGTGATGGTGCTGAATCCCAGGACGAGCGTGGTCAGTATAACCAGAAACTCGGAGAGATTGTGCGTGTTGATGGTGTCGGGTGTTGAGGTAGTTCGGGCCATTTGGATCACAGGTTGAGAACGATGATGATGAGTTGGCTTGTGACGACACCTCCGAGAATCAACAGCACGAAAATGTCGTAGATGGTTCGGAATTCGTCGAAGCGTTCGAGTTCGCTATTTTGTCGCACGTACTCCAGGATCCATCGAGTACAGAGGTACAGAACCGCTACAAGTACCGGAAACGCAACGAGCACGGGGAGCGTCGAGAGATACTCCGGTCCGTAGTGGTGGTAGGTTCCGTACGTCCATCGAATTCGAACGGTACTCCCGAGAGACCCGTACGACGTGACGCTCAATACGATACTTGCAACGACGAGTGCAACCCCTCCGAGTGATGACGGGCGCACCCGGCTCGAATCTGCGGAACTGGTGTGTGTTGCCATGGATGCAGTAACGGGAGGGTTGTGTATAACCGGTCGAGCACGACTTCAACCCCTGTAGCGGTGGTAATCTCTTTAAAAGAGTAGGGTCGAAACTACAGTATCGTGAGTGAGGATGACGATGTCGAACGTATTGCGGCCGTGCTGGAAGATCCGACAGCGCGGAAAATCCTCACTGAGACCAGTACCGAACCCATGTCAGCAACTACCCTGAGCGAACGCTGTGAGGTCTCTGAACCGACGATCTATCGGCGGTTAGAGGATCTTCGAGCGTGTAAGTTGCTCATCGAACAGACACAACTGGATCCTGATCGCGGTCATCATCGAACAATGTATGCGACGAACTTCGAACGACTCACAGTGGAACTCCAGAACGGACAGTTGGAGCTGCAAGTGAACCGCCTCGGGGTCAAGCCCCGAGGCTTCCCGTGGTTTAATCGGACACTCCCACGCGACCATCGGCTTGGTGGCCTCGAACGGTTGCGTGGGTCACGGTCGGCTGGTTCACACAGCCCGATGCCTGCCGTCGCAGTTTCCGAACAACCGGAAGCGTGTTGAGAGCAGGCACATTTCGATTCAACTTCTCCAATCCTTTCTTCGCAATATTCACTGCCGCGTTTCGGTCAGCGTGGTCTTGCCGACCACACGCGTTGCACTTGAACCGCTTCTCCCGGCGATTCGACCGAGTCGTATGCTCACACTTTGAGAAAGAACACGTCTGGCTGGTGTACGCCGGGTCGATGTCATCGCTTGGAATCCCCTCGAACGCCGCTTTGTACGTGACGAACGAGCGGAGTTTGTGAAACGGTAGTGAGTGCAACCGACGATTCATCCGAGTACCGTAATCAATCGAATCTCGCATATGCTTGAGGTCTTCAAACACAACGAGCGGCGACACGAATTGCTGAACCCACTCCACAATTCGCCGGGAGACTTGGTGGAGTTGGTCGTGAACGTATCGTTCCTCTTTGTCCTCGAACACGCGGTCGAACGCTGTCTGGCCAGCGTTTTGCATCCGCTTGCGCATCGTGAAGTATCGATGACGTTCTTGCTTGATTTCGGGGTAGTCGATGACAACCGAATCAACAATGTCATCTTCACGAAGGGCTGAAAGAGCCACGCAATCTTCGTTGATGTCTACGCCTACAATGGTCTGAGCGTCGTGTTTGTCTTGAACCGTGGCTTCGAGATGAGTAACGTTGACGTGTAGTTCGTGATTTCCGTTGCGTGCCATCGCTTCGGCGGTTCCGATACGCCACTCGTCACGTTCGAGGGCGTGTTCGAGGAGTTCGAGGGTGTCTGGTGCGCCACGAAGTGTACCTTTCACCGGATTGTACGGCTTGGCACTGATTCGGTAGTGTATCCCGTTGTCTTTGCGTGTGAGATTGTAGCCTTCAGTGAAGTTCATTCGCAACGGGTATGGCCCAGTTTTCTCGTGACTGGGTGTGTTGTAGTCGTCGCGGTTGTAGGACTGCTGAAGTGCATCAAGTGCTTTAGCGACAATGCGTTGCGTGGTGTTCTTCACGAGGTCTGCCTCGTCTTCAAGACGTGGTGAGATGTCGTCCCAGTCCATCCCGTTTTTCGCTAATTGGATGGTCTGGTTGTACACCCAACGCGCTTCGTGGTACGCTTCGGAAAGAAGTCGCCCGTTATCGGATTGAAGTTGGAAGACGAGTGTCTTCGTAAGCGACTTCTCCATACCCTAATCGACGGACTCGGGTGTTGTAAAGGTATGGATTAGCGTTGATAGGTTAGGCGTTGTCGGCTTCATCTCGGGGTCAAGCCCCGAGGCACTCGCCTTGAACCGCCTGTAGATCGCCGCGAAGATCCTGCCGACCGGTTCACCAGGTTAATCGAGGGGATGTGAGATGAATTTTCCAATCCTGCAACTCTTGGAACCTGCGATGCCACCGGACTGGGTAATTCTGTTCCAGCAAGCAACCCAGATCCTGAGCGTGATTATCGGTGTGTTCATCGCGTACCAGGCCTACCGCGGCTATCAACGGAACGACAGCCGACCGATGTTTTTCATCGCCCTCGGATTCGTGCTTGTGCTTGCCGTTCCCTTCTGTATATTCCTCCTGTATTGGGCATTTCCAACTATCCCCATGACAGCCGTCATCGTGACATCACAGCTGAGTCAAGTGTCCGGGCTGATTGCAATACTGTACGCCCTGTGGATGCCAACGTGAAAGCAGGAGTTGCAGATCGTTCGTTCTCTTGAAAGAGTCTGAACACGATCTCTCCAGAGTGACCTAAATATTAGGTGGTATAGGCGAAGCGTCACTCAAGAGACGGTTCACGCGGGACTTGCCGAGTTCATTAAGAAGGAGAGACCCATTATGGGGATCACGGTGACTGTGGAATGTCAAAGCCAACAGACGTCGATTCATACATTGTCAATGCGGACAAAGAAGCCCGTCCGACGCTCGAAGAACTCCGCGAGATTATCAAATCGACTGTTCCAGAAGCAGAGGAAGGAATAAGCTACAACGTGCCGTTCTATACATTTCACGGCACTCACGTTGGGTTTACCGCGTTCAAGAACCACGCTACCTTTGGCATTGGTGCAGACGCCCTTCGGAGTGAAGACCGCAAAATGCTCGAAGAAAAAGGGTACAAAACCGGAAAAGAGACCATACAAATCAAGTACGGTCAAGCGGTGCCGACTACAGAGATAACGCAACTTCTGGAAGCGAAAGTCGAAGAAGCCAGAAAAGCACAGTAACCGAGGCGTCGCCGTTCGAAATACAGAGATGTTCGCATCTCGTCACGTTGACGGACGGAGTAGCTCTCCGGCTTGAATACGAATTAGTGATGCATTCGCGCTTTAAAAACTGTCTATAGTGTTATCCTCTAGCAAGGCGTATCGATAGCATGTCAGTACTTGTAGCGGTCGATATTGATCAGGCACCACAACGTCCTATCACCGTCGGATATAATCTGGCAACTGCATTAGACGAGACGTTGATCGTGATGTACGTGATGCCTCAAAAGGAGTATGACGAACAGCGAAACAGTAGAGACGAGCTCCCTGAGGAGATCAGCCAGCAGGAATTTACGCTTGACCAGGCAATAGATTCCGCAGCACAACTAGCGGCTACGACCGTCGATGAGAGAGAGCCTGCCGTGGAAACAAGCAGGCGATGACTCGCCACAGGACGGGAGCCGTTGTGACACGGCCACGACTCACCGTGAGCAGAGCGTACCAGCGCAGATGACACTCACGACCTACGAGGAGTCGAAACCCACTGCCAGCGTTCACGAGACCGACGGTCTCGTGCAGCCCGCCAGAACCGAAGGTTCTGGAGACGACGACTGACTGGCATTCCCACCGTGTGGGAAGCCCCGTCGTTCACGACGGGGAGGATGTCACAGTAGGTGTATGTGAACCTTCGAGATAATCCTGCCAATTATCTAAATCGTGATTTTACTAATTGAGGTTATCAACCTTGAATCTCAGTCAAGTCTCAATCTGTGTGGGAATCCTGGCCTTCGAAAATGGTTCATGAGGGCGTGAATCCGGGTTAATGAGGAATATGCTGCTCGCACCGAGACACAAGAGATCGTAGGGAGTCAATCACCGTTCGGTGTGTTCCCAGACTTCACCAAGTCGGATGTCAGTCTCTGTTAACACCATCGTTACGACATCGAAAAAGTCAGTAGGGTATTTTCTGTCAACGGCATCCTCTGTCCGGGCCTGTGGTGGCTGGTGGTAGTGATCTCGAGTATTGTGTGGGTTGTCGTGGCGATCCCATCTGACCATCCAGTCTCCACCCGACCTGACCTCTCGATAAATCACGTTAAAATCACCATTTTGATAAGTTCGAAGCCCGAGGTCAACGCGGCGTATCTCTTCAGGGAAGTATACATCGTCAAACTGTGCGACGACTGACTCTGGTTTCTGTCGTGGAAACACACGGACAGTGTCGATTAGCGTCAATGCACCGAGTCTCTGAGCAACTTTAC of the Natronosalvus vescus genome contains:
- a CDS encoding DUF433 domain-containing protein, with amino-acid sequence MTIVAGEDILSGEPRIEGTRIGVRHIAGKVVSGGQTPAYVADQYDISLASVYEALSYYYANIEEMRAFEQENAEAFERVRNDALQPKEPVS
- a CDS encoding type II toxin-antitoxin system VapC family toxin → MSGPGTTPLFVDTGAFYAQYDEKAPRHDHASAVFDAIAAGQLHYRPLYTTSHVLSELGTLLMRKRDHAAAVRGLTRIRESPAFTIIHPDEEEFAATCNQFERYDDQQITLVDHLTTVLADKRGIDHVFAFDTDFRTLGMTLVPADVPLPDQ
- a CDS encoding winged helix-turn-helix domain-containing protein, yielding MSNSSSGRRPRATDEDILTVLRSTEDPVLSTAEIADHLPIERRTTLDRLRALEDRNLVQSKQIGGRNTVWWLTTTDSDRCAIADDDPFFSKGALFASDEPVDEDEIDDVVYGELEG
- a CDS encoding CPBP family intramembrane glutamic endopeptidase produces the protein MARTTSTPDTINTHNLSEFLVILTTLVLGFSTITYLADIHIVAAGPLYMFTPAIAGLIVCLRNGISLSSVGLRIGSRRWLALAAVLPLPILGAITALSLGVPGVSFDSSLDLPAHFGLPSGPFWTLVALGVIVVVGATVNGILAFGEEFGWRGYLLWELAPLGFWKASLVIGTVWGIWHTPLIVAGHNYPSFPFIGVVAFTITCIAMAPLFTYLVIRSRSVLPAAIFHGVFNAAGIVGYAGTDNPVLRQLVASEGGIIGISVLTLIALLIAITGTPRLTRDFATNTAITSRDTTHRACRRTVTHNRR
- a CDS encoding RNA-guided endonuclease InsQ/TnpB family protein, giving the protein MEKSLTKTLVFQLQSDNGRLLSEAYHEARWVYNQTIQLAKNGMDWDDISPRLEDEADLVKNTTQRIVAKALDALQQSYNRDDYNTPSHEKTGPYPLRMNFTEGYNLTRKDNGIHYRISAKPYNPVKGTLRGAPDTLELLEHALERDEWRIGTAEAMARNGNHELHVNVTHLEATVQDKHDAQTIVGVDINEDCVALSALREDDIVDSVVIDYPEIKQERHRYFTMRKRMQNAGQTAFDRVFEDKEERYVHDQLHQVSRRIVEWVQQFVSPLVVFEDLKHMRDSIDYGTRMNRRLHSLPFHKLRSFVTYKAAFEGIPSDDIDPAYTSQTCSFSKCEHTTRSNRREKRFKCNACGRQDHADRNAAVNIAKKGLEKLNRNVPALNTLPVVRKLRRQASGCVNQPTVTHATVRGHQADGRVGVSD
- a CDS encoding DUF7521 family protein, translating into MNFPILQLLEPAMPPDWVILFQQATQILSVIIGVFIAYQAYRGYQRNDSRPMFFIALGFVLVLAVPFCIFLLYWAFPTIPMTAVIVTSQLSQVSGLIAILYALWMPT
- a CDS encoding iron chaperone, translating into MSKPTDVDSYIVNADKEARPTLEELREIIKSTVPEAEEGISYNVPFYTFHGTHVGFTAFKNHATFGIGADALRSEDRKMLEEKGYKTGKETIQIKYGQAVPTTEITQLLEAKVEEARKAQ
- a CDS encoding universal stress protein — its product is MSVLVAVDIDQAPQRPITVGYNLATALDETLIVMYVMPQKEYDEQRNSRDELPEEISQQEFTLDQAIDSAAQLAATTVDEREPAVETSRR